The Psychrobacter sp. 28M-43 genome segment CTGTTGACAAAAAATCGAGAGATACTTAATTTTGAAATGACGGAAGTTAGTAAGAAAACGTCGAAGAATCTAATGGAAATACTTATATAACTAGTAATTGCTAATACTTCAAACCAAAAAAAACTGGCCATTTATAATGACCAGTTTTTATCTAAACAATATTTACCTACCTGAGTAATAATTATTCTTAAGATAGGTATTTTAAGAAATGCCCTTATTGATAATTAGGCAATCTTATCAAAAAAAGCTTTGTTATTGGTAGCAGTTTCAGTATCAAAGCTGACGTAAATGCCCTGATCATCCAACGTGGCATACCAATGATCATCGTTGCCACTGGTCAACAGCTGAAAGTATTTGTCATTGACTATTCTGCCAACTGTATATACTTCACCTTCGGAGTAGTATGCATTACCTTGGATGCAGATAAGCTTATCATTGGTATGGATGTTATTATTTTCTTTCATGTTCTTGCGCCCTACTAGTACATTAGATAGCAGTAGATTATCAATTCTGCTAATAGTAATAAAGATGATTATATAGGCAGTATCTTGTTGTTTGGTATAGCGTTTTTAAAGTAGTTGTTGCATTTAGTTACTACAACATTGCATAGACAACACCGCTATCATAGCAATAGATTTTTTGAGAATCCTAAGCTGTTTAGGAATATATAAAATCCTAATTTATCGAGATAAAGGAGTGCAAGTTAGCAATATAAATAGTCTAAACACATAGACTTTAATGTCAAAAATGACGCACGTAAAAAAAGCCAGCAACCTAAGTTGCTGGCTTTTTGCAGACTGAGTCTAACTACATAGAAGATTACTCTTCAGAATAGTCTTCTTCAGCAGCTTCTTCGTCAGCTGAATCTTCGTTGTTACCATCTTCAGAAAGAATAGTAACTAAGATGCTAGCAGTAACGTCATGGTGTAGCTGAATATCAACATTGTATTCGCCAACTTGACGTAGAGTGCCTTCAGGTAGCTTGATTTCAGCACGGTCTACTTCTAGACCTGAGTTAGTCAATGCTTCAGCGATATCGCGAGTACCGATAGAGCCGAATAGCTTGCCTTCGTCACCTGATTTAGCACGCATGATAACATTAACGTCAGTCAATGCATCAGCACGCTCTTGAGCAACAGCGATCTCTTTTGCTTCTTCAGCTTCAAGTTCAGCACGACGTGCTTCGAACTTTTCAATGTTAGCTTTAGTAGCGGGTAGTGCTTTGCCCTGAGGGATAAGAAAGTTACGTCCGTAACCTGGTTTTACATCGACAGTTTCACCGAGTTTACCAAGGTTGACGATACGCTGTAACAAAATAATTTGCATGAGTCATTCCTAGTTAGCGGTTAACCTTGATGGTTATCAGTGTATGGAAGTAGCGATAAGTAACGAGCTTGCTTGATAGCAGTCGCTAATTGACGCTGATATTTAGTAGATGTACCAGTAATACGGCTTGGTACGATTTTACCATTATCACTAATGTACTGTTTTAGCAATTCAACATCTTTATAGTCGATGTGAGTGATGCCTTCAGCAGTGAAACGGCAGAATTTGCGACGGCGATAGAAACGTGCCATGAGTATTCTCCTTTAATTAGTCTTCACTGTTGTCGTTGTCGTCATTATCGTTTTCACGATTGTCTGGACGACGAGTAGTTGCTTTGCGTGCGCGTTTTTCATCGGCATTCTTGGCTAACTGCGACTCTTCAGTGACAGCTTCGTCACGGCGCATAACTAGACTACGAATGATCGCGTCGTTATAACGGAATAATTCTTCAAGTTCAGCTAAAGTTTCACCGTCAGTTTCAATGTTGAAAAGAACGTAATGAGCTTTGTGAATCTTGTTGATTGGATAAGCCAGTTGACGACGGCCCCAATCTTCTAGACGATGGATAACACCGTTGTTGTCTTGAACTAACTTGATGTAGCGCTCAACCATGCCGACCACTTGGTCGCTTTGGTCTGGGTGTACAAGTAACACCAGTTCGTAATGTCGCATTATGACTCCTTACGGATTAGTAGCTATTAACCCTATGTTAATAGCAAGGAGATTTATAAGGTAAGCCCAATTCTAATCATATTTTATAGAAAACAATCAAGAATAAGCTTAGTTTATAAAGCGCCGTATTATAACAGTACTCGGCAACTAACACAAAGGTTAATCACCAAGCTACTGCCAATAAAATATAAAAAGAGGCTAAATAAGCTTTGCTAAATAAAAAAGCCGCGATAGTACGCAGCTTTTTTAAGTATAACGAGCTATAAAACCAATAACTAAACCAAAATACTATTATTCAGATTTTGACTTTTTTACCAGTTGGCTACTGTCTGCTTTGACCACTAAGGTTTTGGCAAGTTTGTCATGCCAACCAATGTTTTCAGGGCTTTTAGATGCCATGTAGTAATGGATAGCGATAATCACAAAGCCTAAAAAGCTGGTAAACGAAAACAGTAGGTTATAGATAATAAATAACAATAACGTACGTGTACCGATAAGCTTAATAAACGAAGGTAGACGATGCGTGGTTTGATCCACAACACGAATACCAGTGATTAGCTTGCCTAGCGATTGACCGCGCATGGTAATAAATACCAATTGTAAGGCAAATAGACCAAAGACCATCACTTGTGACATCATCAATGTGCTACTAGGAAGACTTTCCATGAGCGTCATTGAATATTGATAGGCGGCGTCCATGTCTTGGATGTTTTGGAACTTGGTATAGTCCACATCCATCTTAGTCAATGCCATTACTAGCGGCAGTATGGCCAATATATAAAGTAGGCCATTCAATGCAGTCGCCAATACGCGTGACATGATTGGCGCAAGTACCACGTTGCCGACGACTTTATCATTGTCTGCAACAGCCTTTTTGAGAGTAGACTTGTTTAATGAGACATTGTTGTGCGGCGTTTGATGACGATTAGTCGTCATGTCGGCTTTTACGTTTTTAGGACGTTCAGGCTTGCCATATAGTCTGTCTAACGATACTGACTTATCATCTTTTGCTTTACTGGTATCTTCAGGAAAGACGGTCACGTTATTGATGATAGAGTCGTTTACTTCAGGCGTGTTAGCACCGGTCGGGCGATAAACCGTTTGGTTATTGGTAAGATCACCTACGCGCTGCCACTGAGCTAAGCCTTCATGCCACATCAGATCATCAAGCAATACTTCACCAGATGCCAGCATGATATTCAGCTGCTCCAACTGATATGGGCCAGCTTGTACGTTATTTCGAGCAAGGAAAATCTGCATAATTGCCTGCATAGTTAGTCATGTCTTAGGACATTATATTAGGGTCTATTTGAAAAAATCAAATAGACCCTAATAGTGGTATCTTTAATGACTGTGTGAATGACCGCTGTGACTAAACGTAGCGGTTTACTTCGCTTCTTCACCAGCTAAGAAGAACCAAGTATCTAATACTGAGTCAGGGTTCAATGACACTGAGCTGATACCTTGCTCCATTAGCCAGAATGCTAGATCTGGATGGTCTGATGGACCTTGACCACAGATACCGACATACTTACCAGCTTTGCGGCAAGCTTCGATAGCCATAGACAATAGTTTCTTAACAGCAGGGTCACGCTCATCAAATAGATGAGAGACGATACCTGAGTCACGGTCAAGACCAAGCGTTAACTGAGTCAAATCGTTAGAACCGATTGAGAAACCATCGAAATGCTCTAGGAACTCTTCTGCCAATAGGGCGTTGGTTGGTAGCTCACACATCATGATGACGCGTAGACCATTTTCGCCACGTTTTAGACCATTTTTCTCAAGTAATTCGATGACTTCTTTGGCTTCGCCGACAGTACGTACGAATGGAATCATGATCTCAACGTTGGTCAAACCCATGTCATCACGTACACGTTTTAGTGCTTTACACTCAAGCTCAAAACAGTCACGGAAGTTATCAGACACATAACGGCTAGCACCGCGGAAACCAAGCATTGGGTTCTCTTCTGATGGCTCGTATAACTTACCACCAAGCAGGTTAGCGTATTCGTTCGATTTAAAATCTGACATACGAACGATCACTGGCTGATCCATAAAGGCAACAGCTAGCGTTGAGATACCTTCAACCAATTTATCAACATAGAAGTCAACAGGTGACGCATAGCCTGCGATACGCTCTTGGATTGCTTGCGCAATTTCACGTGGCAAGCTGTTCATGTTTAGCAAGGCTTTTGGATGCACACCAATCATACGGTTGATGATGAACTCTAGACGTGCAAGACCAATACCTTCGTTTGGCATTTGGGTGAATGAGAATGCGCGATCTGGGTTACCAACGTTCATCATCACTTTGAATGCTAGCTCTGGCATAGATTCAACAGAGTTAGTCTGTACTTCAAAATCAATCTGGCTTTCGTAGATGAAACCAGTGTCGCCTTCAGCACAAGAAGCAGTTACGTCTTGACCATCAACCAATAGCTCAGTTGCGTTACCACAACCAACGATAGCTGGCACACCTAGCTCACGCGCGATAATAGCAGCGTGACAAGTACGACCACCGCGGTTGGTGATGATAGCAGAAGCACGCTTCATAACTGGTTCCCAATCCGGATCAGTCATGTCTGATACGAGTACGTCGCCTTCTTCTACTTTGTCCATCTCGTTTAGGTTGCTAACGATACGCACTTTACCTGAACCGATACGTTGACCGATTGAACGACCTTCACACAATACTTTTGCGCCAGTCGTGTCGATGACATAACGTTCCATTACGTTGCTGTCTTGACGGCTCTTAACCGTCTCAGGACGTGCTTGAACGATAAAGATTTCGTTAGTATCGCCGTCTTTTGCCCACTCGATGTCCATCGCTTGGCCATAATGCTGTTCAATCGTTACCGCTTGCTTGGCAAGTGAGGTTAGCTCTTCAGTCGATAAAGAGAACTGCATGCGATCTTGTTTTTCAACATCAACGGTTTTAACTGATTTAGCAGTGCTGCCTTCATCGCCATAAACCATTTTCTTATGCTTGCTACCTAGGTTACGGCGGATAACTGATGGCTTACCGTTGGCTAGCAATTTCTTAGAAATGTAGAACTCATCTGGGTTAACCGCACCCTGTACAACCATTTCACCTAGGCCATAGCTTGAGGTGATGAATACCACTTGATCAAAGCCACTCTCAGTATCTAGCGTGAACATAACACCAGCAGCACCAGTCTCTGAACGTACCATACGCTGTACGGCAGCAGATAGTGCAACACCTTCGTGCTCAAAACCTTTGTGTACACGGTAAGAGATTGCACGGTCGTTATATAGAGAGGCAAATACTTCTTTAATAGCAATTAGGACGTTATCAATACCGCGAATGTTCAAGAAGGTTTCTTGTTGACCGGCAAATGACGCATCTGGCAAATCTTCAGCAGTGGCAGAAGAACGTACAGCAACAGCGATGTCTTCGCCGCCGCTCATGGTTTCAAATGATTGACGTACTTCTTGCTCAAGATCTTTTGGCAGTTCTTGTTCAATAATCCAAGTACGAATCTTTTTACCAGTAGCCGCAAGCTTATTAACATCATTTACGTCTAGTGTTTTTAGCTCGCTGTTGATTTTGTCAAGCAAGCCCGTTTCAGTCAAAAAGCGGTTGAATGCATTTGAAGTGGTGGCAAAGCCGCCTGGAACACTAACGCCTAAATCAGAAAGATGGCTGATCATTTCGCCAAGCGAAGCGTTCTTACCACCAACCATTTCGATGTCGTCTTTTCCTAGCTGATCAAGATTGATTACAAGTGCTGTAGATTGCGCTGCCATGATAACTCCAGAAAATAAGGTTATTTAGTAAAGATTATAACGGTGAATTATACCGCCATATTAGGACAATTTCGAGGGTTTTCACCAAAAAACTTGTTAAAAATATACAAATTGTGGGGTTTGCTACATAAATTAGAGCCAGTCCTACCAAGTTTCGTATTTACTAGGATGAAAAATATCATTGTTAGTGACGATGTTATACGCTTTTAAAAGCCAATTACTGCATAAAATAGATGCATTCAAATAAGCCACATCTAGAGCATTTCCATAACTTATGTTTCAATTTTATGTATCTGTATAAAAGAAACATAGTAGAGAAAGCATAAAAAACGTCTTAATGAGAGGCGGATTAGCTATGACGACAAGATGAAAAACAATGTTGGTGCTAAGTGTACGCCTGTAACATTGATTTCTATTAAGAGGCTAATATGCGTATAATGTAGCGCATAGATAGTTGATGCACATTGCATGATAAATGTGCGGTATAGGTACTGAAAAAGTCTCGTTTTAAGAAGGCAGTTATAAAACTTAGTTATACGAGTTATAAAGGTAACTATAAAAAGTCGAGTAAAAGTAACGCTGTCAGATGGTCAAAGCAATACTATTAATAGTCAATAACTGATAAACGATTGCCAAGTCTGAATTATTACTAAGATCTATACCAAAAACTAAATGAAGGTCACTATTGAGTTTTCAACCGAGGTGTCAACGATATGTACTCAAGCAATCCATCTGAACAAGTTAAGTCCACTATCCAAAATCGCCACGCGCTAAACTTGGACAGCTCACAAGCCATTAGAACGGCGTTTTTTATCTCAGATGGCACAGCGATTACGGCTGAGACACTGGGACGTGCTATTTTGAGTCAGTTTGCCTCAGTTCCCTTTGAGACAAGAGTATTGCCATACGTCGATAGCTTAGAGCGTGCAGAAGATGCGGTTGAACAAATCAATATGGCGTATCAGCGCGATGGATCGTTGCCATTGGTTTTCGATACGATCGTCAATCCTGAGATTCGTGAAAAGATTAACTCAGCACACAGCTGTAACTTGGATATGTATGAAGGTCTGATTGGCCGTGTTGCAGAAGAGACTGGTGTGGAGCCAGATGGTCATTCGGGGCATGCACATGACGATGTTGATTCTGAGACCTATAAAGAGCGTATCGATGCAGTGCATTTTGCCTTAGACAATGACGATGGCGCACGTACTCGTCACTATAATGCAGCCGATATAATTTTGGTGGGTGTATCGCGCTCTGGAAAGACGCCGACTTCTTTATACTTAGCATTACAATTCGGTATTCGAGCGGCTAACTATCCTTTAACCGAAGATGACTTGTACGACAATCAGTTGCCGAAAGCATTACGTGAGCACAAAGACAAGCTGTTTGGTTTGCTCATCGATACTGATCGCTTAGTAAAAATCCGTCAAGAGCGCCGTGCAGGCAGTCGTTATTCTAGCTATCAGCAATGCCAGCAAGAGCAGCGCGCGATACAAGGCATTTATATCACGCACGGTATCCCAAGCTTAGATGTATCAGAGATGTCTGTTGAAGAGATTGCCACGCGTATTTTGCAGATGACAGGTCTCAAACGCCGTATTGGATAATTAGAAGCTTTGGTAGTGGTTACTCTATGTCAATGTTGTAAAAACCACACTTACGGCTTATGGTGAGCTGAATTTCAATAGCTTGCCTAAATTTAAGAAGATTAACTCGTACACAAATAGAATCAACAAATAAAGAGGACATCATGGTAAGTAAAAGTGCAAGCGACGAGACCAACGATACTGGTAAAGATATTCATACCGAAGTATCAAATAAATCTAGCGGACACGTGCCAAGCCCTGAACATACCGAAGGTAAGAACAAAAAAGAAAAGATAGAGCAGACTCACGAGCAAGTGACTGATGATGTCATGCATCATCCTGACCTAGTGAATCCGCTTGATGACACACGAATCGATATTAAATCTGGTTTTACCAAAGACTCTCGTCGTCTAAAAAGTGACGATCATGAGTATGAGTACGATGCCGTTGTTTTGGGAGCGGGCCCTGCTGGTGAAGCCGCTGCTATGAAGCTGACTAAGTCTGGTAAAAGAGTGGTGGTCGTCGATCCACGTGATCAAGTAGGGGGTAACTCTACTCACGTTGGTACGATTCCAAGTAAAGCACTACGCCAATCTGTATTTAACTTGATTAACTTCCGCCGCGATCCAATGTTTACCAAGGCGATGGAATATAAGCAAGTACCGCTAAATGAAGTACTCGCCAAAGCGCGTCAAGTTATTCGTCGTCAAGTCAGTACCCACACACGTTTTTATGAGCGCAACCGTATTGAAGTCATCCAAGGTTGGGCAAGTTTTATTGACGCACATACGCTACGTATTGAAGTCGATGAAAATGTTTACGAAACCATCACTTTCAATAAAGCCATCATTACTGTCGGTAGTCGTCCTTACCGTCCTGAGATTTTAGACTTTAACCATCCACGCGTTTTTGACTCTGACAAAATCTTGCAAATGGATTATGTGGTCAAAAAAATCATCATTTATGGTGCAGGGGTGATTGGTTGTGAGTATGCGTCTATCTTTACTGGTCTTGGCTACAAAGTTGATCTAATCAATAACCAAGATCAGTTGCTCAACTACTTAGACAGCGAAATCAGTGATGCCATCGCGCATGACTTTAGACAGTTCGGTGTGCTTATCCGTAGTAATGAAGAGATTGATCATCTTGAGACTCATGATGATTATGTGGTGTTACACTTAAAGAGTGGCAAGCGCATCAAATCTGATGCCATTCTTTGGTCAAATGGTCGCTCAGGTAATACCGAAGGCTTAAACTTAGAAGCCATTGGGCTAAAAGCAAACGGCCGTGGTCAGCTAAAAGTAGATGACACTTACTGTACGGACGTCGACAATATCTATGCGGCGGGCGACGTAATTGGTTGGCCATCATTAGCTTCTGCTGCCTATGACCAAGGTCGCTGTGCCGCTGCATTTATGGTCGGTGATAGTGATGCTGAGCCAGTATCTAGTGTACCGACTGGTATCTATACGATTCCTGAAATCTCTTGTATCGGTAAGACAGAGCAAGAGCTTACGGATGAAAAAGTTCCATATGAAGTGGGTCAGGCATTCTTTAAACATCTGGCACGTGCCCAAATCATTGGTGAACGTTCAGGCGTATTAAAGATATTATTCCATCGTGATACGTTAGAGATTCTAGGCATCCATTGCTACGGTAACCACGCTTCAGAAATTATTCACATTGGTCAAGCAGTGATGAAGTGTAAGAGCAACAATACGCTTGAGTACTTTGTAAATACGACTTTCAATTATCCAACGATGGCAGAAGCATACCGTGTGGCAGCATTGAATGGTTTGAACCGAGTGTTTTAAACCACTGTCTATCTATATCGTATAAATAAAAAAGCGCCTGCTACTATATTATTAATAGTGCAGGCGCTTTTTTTATGCTCATATATTACATTAATTTGAAGATTTATAAGTAGGCCTTTCGTTGTGGAATACGCTTGCGTAAAAATAGCAATAAAACAAAATAGAGCAACCATAAGCCAGCCAACGCATAAAATCCTATAGCGACTTGAGAGACACTGGCACCCATTTGGTTAAGCTGCACAGAGGTATTGATTGCAGGCGTGGTCGGTACCAGCCAACGTATTACTTGTAATACTTGAGGCAATTGGTCTGCTGGCCAAGGGTAGCCGCTTAAGAAGAATATCGGTAAGGAGATAAAAATTAAGATCTGCATGCTGCGCTCACGCTGCCGGAACCATAATCCGAGCACGCAGCCGAGCGTTGCGACTGTCGGACAAAATAGTGCCAAAAACAGCAGCGTACCAAGCATGTTTTGTCCGCGTGGATAATGATGTAGCTCAAACGCCCACCCATAATAAAAGCAGCCAACGATAAAGCTAAGTGAGCTTAGCGCTCCAATACGTCCTAGCCAGCCACGTATACTGGTACTGTGACGGCGCTGCTCATACCATGTGCCAATCAGCATCGCAGTCGCCATTAAAAGTGTCTGCTGTAAAATGATAACAGAGACAGC includes the following:
- the rplI gene encoding 50S ribosomal protein L9 produces the protein MQIILLQRIVNLGKLGETVDVKPGYGRNFLIPQGKALPATKANIEKFEARRAELEAEEAKEIAVAQERADALTDVNVIMRAKSGDEGKLFGSIGTRDIAEALTNSGLEVDRAEIKLPEGTLRQVGEYNVDIQLHHDVTASILVTILSEDGNNEDSADEEAAEEDYSEE
- the rpsR gene encoding 30S ribosomal protein S18; amino-acid sequence: MARFYRRRKFCRFTAEGITHIDYKDVELLKQYISDNGKIVPSRITGTSTKYQRQLATAIKQARYLSLLPYTDNHQG
- the rpsF gene encoding 30S ribosomal protein S6, coding for MRHYELVLLVHPDQSDQVVGMVERYIKLVQDNNGVIHRLEDWGRRQLAYPINKIHKAHYVLFNIETDGETLAELEELFRYNDAIIRSLVMRRDEAVTEESQLAKNADEKRARKATTRRPDNRENDNDDNDNSED
- a CDS encoding RDD family protein yields the protein MQAIMQIFLARNNVQAGPYQLEQLNIMLASGEVLLDDLMWHEGLAQWQRVGDLTNNQTVYRPTGANTPEVNDSIINNVTVFPEDTSKAKDDKSVSLDRLYGKPERPKNVKADMTTNRHQTPHNNVSLNKSTLKKAVADNDKVVGNVVLAPIMSRVLATALNGLLYILAILPLVMALTKMDVDYTKFQNIQDMDAAYQYSMTLMESLPSSTLMMSQVMVFGLFALQLVFITMRGQSLGKLITGIRVVDQTTHRLPSFIKLIGTRTLLLFIIYNLLFSFTSFLGFVIIAIHYYMASKSPENIGWHDKLAKTLVVKADSSQLVKKSKSE
- the ppsA gene encoding phosphoenolpyruvate synthase, with protein sequence MAAQSTALVINLDQLGKDDIEMVGGKNASLGEMISHLSDLGVSVPGGFATTSNAFNRFLTETGLLDKINSELKTLDVNDVNKLAATGKKIRTWIIEQELPKDLEQEVRQSFETMSGGEDIAVAVRSSATAEDLPDASFAGQQETFLNIRGIDNVLIAIKEVFASLYNDRAISYRVHKGFEHEGVALSAAVQRMVRSETGAAGVMFTLDTESGFDQVVFITSSYGLGEMVVQGAVNPDEFYISKKLLANGKPSVIRRNLGSKHKKMVYGDEGSTAKSVKTVDVEKQDRMQFSLSTEELTSLAKQAVTIEQHYGQAMDIEWAKDGDTNEIFIVQARPETVKSRQDSNVMERYVIDTTGAKVLCEGRSIGQRIGSGKVRIVSNLNEMDKVEEGDVLVSDMTDPDWEPVMKRASAIITNRGGRTCHAAIIARELGVPAIVGCGNATELLVDGQDVTASCAEGDTGFIYESQIDFEVQTNSVESMPELAFKVMMNVGNPDRAFSFTQMPNEGIGLARLEFIINRMIGVHPKALLNMNSLPREIAQAIQERIAGYASPVDFYVDKLVEGISTLAVAFMDQPVIVRMSDFKSNEYANLLGGKLYEPSEENPMLGFRGASRYVSDNFRDCFELECKALKRVRDDMGLTNVEIMIPFVRTVGEAKEVIELLEKNGLKRGENGLRVIMMCELPTNALLAEEFLEHFDGFSIGSNDLTQLTLGLDRDSGIVSHLFDERDPAVKKLLSMAIEACRKAGKYVGICGQGPSDHPDLAFWLMEQGISSVSLNPDSVLDTWFFLAGEEAK
- a CDS encoding pyruvate, water dikinase regulatory protein; its protein translation is MYSSNPSEQVKSTIQNRHALNLDSSQAIRTAFFISDGTAITAETLGRAILSQFASVPFETRVLPYVDSLERAEDAVEQINMAYQRDGSLPLVFDTIVNPEIREKINSAHSCNLDMYEGLIGRVAEETGVEPDGHSGHAHDDVDSETYKERIDAVHFALDNDDGARTRHYNAADIILVGVSRSGKTPTSLYLALQFGIRAANYPLTEDDLYDNQLPKALREHKDKLFGLLIDTDRLVKIRQERRAGSRYSSYQQCQQEQRAIQGIYITHGIPSLDVSEMSVEEIATRILQMTGLKRRIG
- the sthA gene encoding Si-specific NAD(P)(+) transhydrogenase, with amino-acid sequence MVSKSASDETNDTGKDIHTEVSNKSSGHVPSPEHTEGKNKKEKIEQTHEQVTDDVMHHPDLVNPLDDTRIDIKSGFTKDSRRLKSDDHEYEYDAVVLGAGPAGEAAAMKLTKSGKRVVVVDPRDQVGGNSTHVGTIPSKALRQSVFNLINFRRDPMFTKAMEYKQVPLNEVLAKARQVIRRQVSTHTRFYERNRIEVIQGWASFIDAHTLRIEVDENVYETITFNKAIITVGSRPYRPEILDFNHPRVFDSDKILQMDYVVKKIIIYGAGVIGCEYASIFTGLGYKVDLINNQDQLLNYLDSEISDAIAHDFRQFGVLIRSNEEIDHLETHDDYVVLHLKSGKRIKSDAILWSNGRSGNTEGLNLEAIGLKANGRGQLKVDDTYCTDVDNIYAAGDVIGWPSLASAAYDQGRCAAAFMVGDSDAEPVSSVPTGIYTIPEISCIGKTEQELTDEKVPYEVGQAFFKHLARAQIIGERSGVLKILFHRDTLEILGIHCYGNHASEIIHIGQAVMKCKSNNTLEYFVNTTFNYPTMAEAYRVAALNGLNRVF